Proteins encoded in a region of the Sulfurimonas marina genome:
- a CDS encoding efflux RND transporter periplasmic adaptor subunit: protein MKKILALIALATSLVAEILTLSGTVISDNQKMITSRFMGFVTNVNVSEGDRVSRGQVLYTIDSREIDSAKRQAESALQMYENQYSNVVMNLERHKRLFEKDMVAKYKVEELELAEKNLKDMINIAKARLQEVENQYKYLIIKAPNSGVIISKNIKVGEMAIPGMPAIVLSDLSNLKIEIEIAEQDMKSIFIGKKVSINIPSLEIQTTGKISAIIPSSNPMTHTFKIKISIDKKNKNIYPGMYTTIGIEVK from the coding sequence ATGAAGAAAATACTCGCTTTAATAGCACTGGCAACATCTCTTGTTGCTGAAATATTAACACTGTCTGGTACTGTGATATCAGATAACCAAAAGATGATTACAAGTCGTTTTATGGGATTTGTTACAAATGTTAATGTAAGTGAAGGTGATAGAGTATCGCGTGGTCAAGTACTCTACACGATCGATTCTCGTGAGATTGACTCGGCAAAACGTCAAGCAGAATCTGCTCTGCAAATGTATGAAAACCAATACTCAAACGTTGTTATGAATCTTGAGCGTCATAAAAGACTTTTTGAAAAAGATATGGTGGCAAAATACAAAGTTGAAGAGCTGGAACTTGCAGAGAAAAACCTCAAAGATATGATAAACATTGCAAAAGCAAGACTTCAAGAGGTAGAGAACCAATATAAGTACCTTATCATCAAAGCACCAAATTCAGGTGTAATCATCTCTAAAAACATCAAAGTGGGTGAGATGGCAATTCCAGGTATGCCTGCAATCGTTTTATCTGATTTAAGTAATTTAAAAATTGAGATCGAAATAGCTGAACAAGATATGAAAAGTATCTTTATCGGGAAAAAAGTTTCTATCAATATCCCATCTTTAGAGATCCAAACTACAGGTAAAATATCAGCTATTATCCCTAGCTCAAACCCTATGACACACACATTTAAGATCAAAATCTCTATAGACAAGAAAAATAAAAACATCTATCCGGGTATGTATACTACGATCGGTATTGAGGTAAAATAG
- a CDS encoding efflux RND transporter permease subunit, whose product MSEKEIRNLEVSDTAGKLAKSFLYNPLTAILAVFLLAIGYISLEVMPREEDPQIALSGGSIVVAAPGLSPKEVEKIVVQPLEQKIREISGVEHIYSMSMENVGIINVMYYIGQNREASNLKLYDKVMQNMDLMPKEVMQPLVKPFDIDIDIPIVNIAFYQTNNSLVYSDFLKTIQDIKIKIAQIDNVSKTDLKGEHKQQFNVNVDLNKLKGYHLSLGQIVQAIKAISIKAPDVNTNTQDKKLVVFGVQNVIESIEDVQNIMVAQYMGSPIYLKDIATVEDGINANDKLSARITLNDEKEKSSYSQITLSISKLAGSNAVFVADDVKALLEKYDEELKAQGIGYKITRDYGQRANEAVNELVEHLIITIVIITVMLVFFLGYKESMIVMFTVPAILAATLFVAYLSGQTINRMTLFAFLLSLGLLVDAAIIVIENIHRHLHAHDSEHKDIDTLVVKATDEIGAPTNVATLAIILTMVPMAFVGGMMGAFMKPIPLNVPVALIASLIVAYIFTPYLSKKLLKIKDDGAHHPKENNKGSL is encoded by the coding sequence ATGAGTGAAAAGGAAATTAGGAACTTAGAAGTTAGTGATACAGCAGGGAAACTTGCAAAATCGTTTTTATACAACCCACTAACAGCTATTTTAGCAGTATTTTTACTGGCAATCGGATATATCTCTTTAGAAGTTATGCCGCGTGAAGAGGATCCGCAAATAGCACTGAGCGGTGGTAGTATTGTGGTCGCTGCACCGGGACTCTCTCCAAAAGAGGTTGAAAAGATTGTTGTTCAGCCATTAGAGCAAAAGATTCGTGAAATTAGCGGTGTTGAGCATATCTATTCTATGAGTATGGAAAATGTAGGTATTATCAATGTAATGTATTATATTGGGCAAAACAGAGAAGCATCAAATCTTAAACTTTACGATAAAGTTATGCAGAACATGGACCTTATGCCTAAAGAGGTTATGCAGCCGTTAGTAAAGCCTTTTGATATTGACATCGATATCCCAATTGTAAATATCGCTTTTTATCAAACAAATAATTCTCTTGTATATTCTGATTTTTTAAAAACAATCCAAGATATTAAAATTAAGATCGCACAAATAGACAATGTTTCAAAAACAGATCTCAAAGGTGAGCATAAACAACAATTTAATGTAAATGTTGACCTTAATAAACTCAAAGGGTATCACCTCTCTTTAGGGCAAATAGTTCAAGCGATTAAAGCGATCTCTATCAAAGCACCAGATGTTAATACAAATACGCAAGATAAAAAACTTGTTGTGTTTGGTGTACAAAATGTTATTGAGAGCATTGAAGATGTACAAAATATAATGGTTGCACAATATATGGGCTCTCCAATCTACCTCAAAGATATTGCAACTGTAGAAGATGGAATTAATGCTAATGATAAACTCTCGGCGAGAATAACACTTAACGATGAAAAAGAGAAAAGTTCATACTCACAGATAACACTTAGCATCTCAAAACTTGCAGGTTCTAATGCTGTATTTGTTGCAGATGATGTTAAAGCACTTCTTGAAAAATACGACGAAGAGTTAAAAGCTCAAGGGATCGGATATAAAATCACTAGAGATTATGGACAACGTGCAAATGAAGCAGTTAATGAACTTGTTGAGCACCTTATTATTACGATTGTTATCATTACTGTAATGCTGGTATTTTTCCTTGGCTATAAAGAGAGTATGATCGTAATGTTTACAGTACCTGCTATTTTAGCAGCTACACTATTTGTAGCATACTTAAGCGGACAAACAATCAATAGAATGACACTGTTTGCATTCTTACTCTCCCTAGGACTTCTTGTTGATGCGGCAATTATCGTAATTGAAAATATCCATAGACATTTACATGCACATGATAGTGAACATAAAGATATTGATACTTTAGTTGTAAAAGCGACTGATGAGATTGGAGCACCGACAAATGTTGCTACACTTGCTATCATCTTAACAATGGTACCTATGGCATTTGTAGGGGGTATGATGGGTGCATTTATGAAACCTATTCCACTTAAT